Sequence from the Rhizobium sp. TH2 genome:
CACCTATCCCAACCTCGCCGACGATGTGGCGGTATTCATGGACAAGGTCGGGCTGAAGAAGGCTGATATCTTCGGCTATTCGATGGGTGCTGCCGCCGGCCTGCAGCTTATCATCCGGCATCCTGACAAGGTCAACAAGGCGGTGCTGGCTTCGGTCGCCTATGATACCAAGGGCTGGCAGCCGGAATTCATCGCCTTCATTCCGCAGATGACGGTCGAGATGTTCGTCAACATGCCCTTCGCCCAGGACTACAAGAAGCTCGCCGCCAATCCGGATGGTTTCCCTGGTCTGGTCGCCAAGCTGATCGCGCTCGAGAAGGAGCCGATGGCCTGGGAGGAGGATGTCAAGAAGATCAAGACGCCGATCCTGATCATATCCGGCGATGCCGATGTCTCGACACTGGAACATTCCGTGGCGCTGTTCCGGCTGCTCGGCGGCGGCGCGATGGGCGACATGGGCAAGCCGCTCGCCGCCTCGCGTCTGGCCGTGCTGCCCGCGACCTCGCACACCGCCGTGCCCGACCAGGTCGATCTGCTGATGGGCTTCATCGAGCCGTTCATGAAGGGCGAGACGCCGAAGGGCATTTTCGAGTAAGGCGCTGTCGTACGGCATTTCCCCGATGAGGGGAGTGCCCGACACCCCTTCTCGCCTCAGCCGAGGATCTCGCTCCAGTCGGCGACATTGCCGAAATCGGCGAAGGCTTCGAGCACGCGCTCGCGGTTGCGGCCGGTGATCGCGGCGCCCCGGCCGGCAATGCCCTGGTTGAAATGGATATGATCCATATTGCCGCCCCGCGAAAATACGCGCGCGATCTCGTCTTCCTCCGCTTCTGTTTTCGCAAAGACCCCCGACATGCGGGCAGCCAGCGCGCTGGCGTTCGCGGCGATCTCGTCCTCATACGAAATCCAGAACGGTTCGATCAGCCCGCTCTGTTCGGCAAGCGTCCAGGACACGTAGTAGGAGACGTAGAAATTCAGGTTACGGTCAAGCAGGCGGGAAATCCGCGCCTCGAAATCGAGGTGGCGATAATTGTCGGGCAGACCCTGGCGGAAGAAATTGTCCGTACCGTCGGCAGCGGCGTCCTCGCCGTGCTTGCGCAGGAAGTCATCGAGGCTGACGAGCATGTCGAAGACGTTGCGGCGGATCAGGATGATATCGAGCCCGTAGAGCGAGGCCTGGCGGCAAAGGAAGGGCGAGGCCAGCATATGATGATGGGCGAGAAAGCCCGAGGGCCTGCAGCAGGCCGAAAGCAGCGCCAGTTCATCGATCTCGTGCGGCCGGGTGGCGGCGCCATAGACCGTGTAGTCGTAGGCGCGGGCGAGCAGCATGATCAGGCTGATCCGCGGCACGTCCAGCGCGGTCGCCAGCGCCTTGGATACGAAGGTCGAACCGCTCTTCATCGGCGCGGCGACCATCATGCGGCGGGTTTTCGTGTTGGCGGCGGTGATCCGCGCCTGCGAGACGACATAGAGCCATTGCGTGGAATTCAGCGTCGGCTGCGAGACCTCGCCATGCGGCACGAAGAAGGGATTGAACGCCGTGCCGTTGACGATACAGACATTCCTGAGCTTGTCGTCCTTGATGCCCTGCACCGCGTCGCCGATCGTGCGAACGCTGTCGAGCGAGGTCGCGCGGCCCAGATATTCAATGACATCGTCGGCTTTGGTGATCATGGTCGGTCCGTCCGGTGGTGGCTTGCCTGCAACTTTGCAAACTACCATTGCCGGCCTTGCGCAGACCTGTCCGAAGGCTCCAACAGGAAACTGAACGGCTTGATCCGGGCTTACATCCGCATGCCCGGAATCGCGAGCGGGTTTTCCTCCAGCGCCTGGCGATCGGCCTGATCTATCCTTGGCGTGCCGGTGAAAGCATCGAACAGGCTCTGCACAAATTCGGCCGGCAGGTCCTTGGTGATCAGCACCATGCGGGTGCGACGATCGGACGGATCGGGCCAGGCGGGCAGGCGTTCGGGCTGGTGAAAGATGGATTGCACGCCATGCAGCACTAGCGGCCGGTCCGGATCATCCGAGAGCTGGACGACGGCCTTCATGCGCAGCAACTTCTCGCCATGGGCCGAGCGCAGGAGATCGATGAACATGCCGAGTGCCGCAGGATCGACCGGGCGCTCATGGACGATCGAGAAGGACTGGATCGCCTCATCGTGATGATGGTGATGATGGTCGTGGCCATGGTGATCATGCCCATCGTGACTATGATGATCGTGATGATCTTCGTCATGCAGCCAGCGCGAGACATCGGCGATCTTGGTCGCCGGGTCGTAGAGGCCGGCGGATAGCACGGCGTAGCCGGCTGCCTCCGGAGCATCGCCATCGATCAGCGGCGCACCGGGATTGAGTTTTCGCAGGCGCGTGGTGACTTCAGCGATCGCCCCGGCATCGGCCAGCGTCTGCTTGGTCAGGATCAGCCGGTCGGCGACGGCGGCCTGGCGGCGGGCTTCCTCATGATTGTCGAGCGTAGAGAGACCGTTGACCGCATCGACCAGCGTGATGACGCCATCGACCGAGAAATCGCGGGAAATGTCGGTAGCCCCGATGATCGACTGGATGACAGGCGCGGGATCGGCAAGTCCCGTCGTCTCGATGATGACACGCTTGAGCGCCTTGATCCGGCCATCGGCCAGCGCCTCGCGGAAATAGATCAGCGTGTCGGTGAGCTCGCCGCGCACGGTGCAGCAGAGGCAGCCGTTGGAAAGCTCGACCATGGAATCTCCCGAAGCCTCGACCAGCAGGTGATCGATGCCGACCTCGCCAAACTCGTTGATGATGACGGCGGCGTCCTTCATGTCAGGGTCGCGCAGCAGGCGGTTGAGCAGGGTCGATTTGCCCGCGCCGAGGAACCCGGTGATGATGGACACCGGGATGCGATCGGATGGCTGGACCATCAGTTGACGGGCCGGGGCTGCGGAACCGGAACGG
This genomic interval carries:
- a CDS encoding alpha/beta fold hydrolase — its product is MLRKILMALALMIAAPAAAPAIAQDKPEGKRVEVNGMRMYYEVSGQGEPMVVLHGAYMNIPSMGAIIPKLAETHKVYAIEFQGHGRTTDIDRPITYPNLADDVAVFMDKVGLKKADIFGYSMGAAAGLQLIIRHPDKVNKAVLASVAYDTKGWQPEFIAFIPQMTVEMFVNMPFAQDYKKLAANPDGFPGLVAKLIALEKEPMAWEEDVKKIKTPILIISGDADVSTLEHSVALFRLLGGGAMGDMGKPLAASRLAVLPATSHTAVPDQVDLLMGFIEPFMKGETPKGIFE
- a CDS encoding GTP-binding protein, producing the protein MVQPSDRIPVSIITGFLGAGKSTLLNRLLRDPDMKDAAVIINEFGEVGIDHLLVEASGDSMVELSNGCLCCTVRGELTDTLIYFREALADGRIKALKRVIIETTGLADPAPVIQSIIGATDISRDFSVDGVITLVDAVNGLSTLDNHEEARRQAAVADRLILTKQTLADAGAIAEVTTRLRKLNPGAPLIDGDAPEAAGYAVLSAGLYDPATKIADVSRWLHDEDHHDHHSHDGHDHHGHDHHHHHHDEAIQSFSIVHERPVDPAALGMFIDLLRSAHGEKLLRMKAVVQLSDDPDRPLVLHGVQSIFHQPERLPAWPDPSDRRTRMVLITKDLPAEFVQSLFDAFTGTPRIDQADRQALEENPLAIPGMRM